The following are from one region of the Streptomyces tuirus genome:
- a CDS encoding HAD family hydrolase — translation MRRPLVLFDLDNTLLDRRGTLADWATEFTARHGLEHEEQTLVLGMVAERAYPSTFDTIRARYRLPMSTAELWGAYCTEIATMVSCPPEVLDGLDELRAAGWRVGVATNGAMDIQHAKLRATGISERVDGVFVSEEADARKPQTRHFALAAARCGTVLYDGGWMVGDNPVNDIGGGRCAGLRTIWIKNDRPWPPDDPGPDHTVPHARAAIDLLLLHSADHTRTTT, via the coding sequence GTGCGGCGCCCTCTGGTTCTCTTCGACCTCGACAACACCCTCCTGGACCGGCGGGGAACGCTCGCCGACTGGGCCACCGAGTTCACCGCCCGGCATGGTCTGGAGCACGAGGAGCAGACGCTCGTCCTAGGGATGGTGGCCGAGCGTGCCTATCCCTCCACTTTTGACACGATCCGAGCCCGGTACCGGCTGCCCATGTCGACGGCGGAGTTGTGGGGCGCGTACTGCACTGAAATCGCGACCATGGTGTCGTGCCCGCCCGAGGTTCTCGACGGCTTGGACGAGCTGCGTGCGGCCGGATGGCGAGTGGGGGTGGCGACCAACGGTGCGATGGACATCCAGCACGCCAAGCTGCGGGCCACCGGTATCTCCGAGCGCGTGGACGGCGTCTTTGTCTCCGAGGAGGCCGATGCGCGAAAACCGCAGACCCGTCACTTCGCCCTGGCGGCGGCCCGCTGCGGCACCGTGCTGTACGACGGCGGCTGGATGGTGGGCGACAACCCAGTCAACGACATCGGCGGCGGACGCTGTGCTGGGTTACGCACCATCTGGATCAAAAACGACCGCCCCTGGCCGCCCGACGATCCCGGGCCGGATCACACGGTGCCGCATGCACGCGCCGCCATCGACCTGCTGCTTCTGCACTCTGCCGACCACACGAGGACCACGACATGA